From a region of the Methanoculleus receptaculi genome:
- a CDS encoding DUF1922 domain-containing protein: MYLVIRCPGCKTFNYVDRYQRWRLCPICGEVINVERVPIYLDADDFQDAEQVVDQLESYLHRTGKADLNEEEIRQLRAEYARWVKSRL; this comes from the coding sequence ATGTATCTCGTCATCCGTTGCCCGGGCTGCAAGACCTTCAACTACGTGGACCGCTACCAGCGCTGGAGGCTCTGCCCCATCTGCGGTGAGGTTATCAATGTGGAGCGGGTGCCGATATACCTGGATGCAGATGACTTCCAGGATGCAGAACAGGTTGTGGATCAACTCGAGTCTTACCTCCACCGGACGGGAAAGGCGGACCTGAACGAAGAGGAGATCCGCCAGTTGAGAGCAGAGTACGCCCGGTGGGTGAAGAGCCGCCTCTGA
- a CDS encoding coenzyme F420-0:L-glutamate ligase: MEIQVFGVRGLPLIRQGDDLPGMICELVAFEDGDILTVASSVYSKAKGLTRDLESIVPGADAVRIAGKTGEDPRFVQAVLDSSAAILLEDPFILSELPFGHIGVRAGVDHSNIEDGRVILLPPDPMAAAAEIRDAIDRISGRDVRVIITDTCGRAFRRGQTGIAIGWAGMTAIYDYRGDTDLFGHVLTITEEAVVDEIAAFANFVMGESHEGVPAVVFRNCHTWKGHDAVYFTPEEDIIRAALLKEHKKD, from the coding sequence ATGGAGATCCAGGTATTCGGTGTTCGGGGTCTTCCCCTGATTCGGCAGGGCGACGACCTGCCAGGTATGATCTGTGAGCTGGTCGCGTTTGAGGACGGTGACATCCTGACGGTTGCCTCATCGGTCTACTCTAAGGCAAAAGGCCTCACCCGTGACCTTGAATCCATTGTCCCCGGTGCTGATGCCGTGCGGATAGCCGGAAAGACAGGAGAAGACCCGCGCTTTGTGCAGGCGGTGCTGGACTCCTCTGCTGCGATCCTGCTCGAAGATCCGTTCATACTCTCCGAACTGCCTTTCGGCCACATCGGTGTGCGGGCCGGCGTCGACCACAGCAACATCGAGGATGGCCGGGTGATCCTCCTTCCCCCCGATCCGATGGCCGCCGCTGCCGAGATCAGGGATGCGATCGATCGGATCAGCGGAAGAGACGTCCGCGTGATAATCACCGATACCTGCGGCCGGGCGTTCCGCCGCGGCCAGACCGGCATCGCCATCGGCTGGGCCGGGATGACAGCCATTTACGACTACCGGGGCGACACCGACCTCTTCGGTCATGTCCTTACGATCACAGAAGAGGCGGTGGTCGACGAGATTGCTGCCTTCGCAAACTTTGTTATGGGCGAGAGCCACGAGGGTGTACCCGCGGTGGTCTTCAGAAACTGCCACACCTGGAAAGGGCACGATGCTGTATACTTCACCCCTGAGGAAGACATCATCAGGGCTGCGCTGCTAAAGGAGCATAAAAAAGATTAG
- a CDS encoding preprotein translocase subunit Sec61beta has translation MAKKSGGRLVSSAGLVNYYDSDDHRAIHISPTAVLVIALATGVAVYILNLLF, from the coding sequence ATGGCAAAAAAATCTGGCGGGAGACTGGTATCCTCTGCCGGCCTGGTCAATTACTACGACAGCGACGACCACCGGGCCATCCATATCAGCCCGACAGCCGTTCTTGTGATAGCCCTCGCGACCGGAGTGGCAGTTTATATACTAAATCTCCTCTTCTAA
- a CDS encoding DNA helicase PriA yields the protein MVRHECGFDAPIHCKRCGRPLVNSKRMGLYCPHCGRKVSMICPGCGRLW from the coding sequence ATGGTCAGGCACGAGTGCGGGTTTGACGCCCCGATCCACTGTAAGAGGTGCGGGAGACCGCTGGTCAATAGCAAGCGCATGGGCCTTTACTGCCCGCACTGCGGCAGAAAAGTGAGCATGATCTGTCCTGGCTGCGGTCGCCTCTGGTGA
- a CDS encoding amidohydrolase family protein — translation MRQPEDCVITGRALLGEELLEEDVSITVSGGIITSIEPVSRTSGLWIVPAFFNAHTHLGDTVAMDIPARGSLAGLVKPPNGLKHRILAATPRADLVRGMRASITTMMATGTAGFADFREGGADGVAALRDAAAGLDCFPVILGRDGGETVGDGAGISSVHDVKNAEEIVRTARAAGKLVAFHAGEKNPDDIDEALAFEPDLLVHCTHATDAQMRRIVDMGIPVAVCPRSNWVLGVTRSPAHPPIARIIELGGTLYLGTDNVMFVQPDMLQEMAFTATVYRASPEEILRAAIAGARLAGVSGYLEEGQKTHFLVIDPSKGNLSFSRDIRATIVKRLDSSSIGQNILTLQ, via the coding sequence ATGCGGCAGCCTGAAGATTGCGTCATCACCGGCCGGGCGCTCCTCGGCGAAGAACTCCTGGAAGAGGACGTCAGTATAACCGTCTCGGGTGGTATCATCACCTCGATAGAGCCCGTCTCACGGACGTCCGGTCTCTGGATCGTGCCGGCCTTCTTCAACGCCCACACCCATCTCGGGGACACCGTCGCGATGGACATCCCGGCCCGTGGAAGCCTGGCCGGGCTGGTCAAACCGCCGAACGGTTTGAAGCACCGGATCCTTGCAGCAACCCCGCGCGCCGATCTGGTCAGGGGGATGCGCGCGAGCATCACCACCATGATGGCAACCGGGACGGCCGGGTTTGCCGACTTCAGGGAAGGCGGGGCTGATGGCGTTGCGGCACTGCGCGATGCGGCAGCGGGGCTTGACTGTTTCCCGGTCATCCTGGGCCGCGATGGAGGAGAGACGGTCGGTGACGGGGCGGGGATCAGCAGTGTTCATGACGTGAAAAACGCTGAAGAGATCGTGAGAACAGCGCGTGCCGCAGGGAAACTTGTCGCATTCCATGCCGGGGAGAAGAACCCGGACGACATCGACGAGGCGCTCGCATTTGAACCCGACCTGCTCGTTCACTGCACCCACGCAACAGATGCGCAAATGCGCAGGATCGTCGATATGGGAATACCGGTCGCCGTCTGCCCCAGGTCAAACTGGGTGCTCGGCGTCACGAGATCACCCGCCCACCCACCGATCGCGCGCATTATCGAACTCGGCGGCACCCTTTACCTCGGGACGGACAACGTGATGTTTGTTCAGCCAGATATGCTCCAGGAGATGGCGTTTACCGCAACCGTCTATCGTGCATCCCCGGAAGAGATCCTCCGCGCCGCGATCGCAGGCGCGAGGCTTGCCGGGGTCTCTGGATACCTTGAAGAAGGGCAGAAAACACATTTCCTGGTAATAGATCCGTCGAAGGGCAACCTCTCCTTCAGCAGGGACATCCGTGCGACCATTGTAAAACGGCTGGATTCTTCATCGATCGGCCAAAATATTTTAACCCTGCAATAG